One genomic window of Cellulophaga sp. Hel_I_12 includes the following:
- a CDS encoding isoprenyl transferase, with the protein MTTIDTIDKNKVPNHLAIIMDGNGRWAKKHGKIRVFGHENGVKTVKKTVESCAAAGISYLTLYTFSTENWNRPKFEIDTLMRLLVSSLKKELATFMENNIALNAIGDLDSLPQKARKELQEVIQKTSKNTGLTLTLALSYGAREEIKNAIQAISTKVKNNIISVENIDETIINNHLYTHNLPDVDLLIRTSGEHRISNFLLWQIAYAELYFTDVLWPDFTEQHLVEAILNYQNRERRFGKTSEQLI; encoded by the coding sequence ATGACCACTATAGATACGATTGATAAAAATAAAGTGCCAAATCACCTTGCTATAATTATGGATGGTAACGGTAGATGGGCTAAAAAGCATGGAAAAATAAGAGTCTTTGGTCATGAAAATGGTGTAAAAACCGTTAAAAAAACCGTAGAGTCTTGTGCTGCAGCAGGAATCTCCTACCTTACCCTTTATACCTTCTCTACCGAAAACTGGAACAGACCCAAATTTGAAATCGATACTTTAATGCGTTTATTGGTTTCTTCTTTAAAGAAAGAATTGGCTACGTTTATGGAAAATAACATCGCTTTAAACGCTATAGGAGATCTGGATTCTTTACCCCAAAAAGCACGTAAGGAATTACAAGAGGTTATTCAGAAAACTAGTAAAAACACAGGTTTAACTTTAACATTAGCTTTAAGTTATGGTGCAAGAGAAGAAATTAAAAATGCGATACAAGCTATAAGTACCAAAGTTAAAAATAATATAATTTCTGTTGAAAATATTGATGAAACCATTATTAATAACCATCTTTACACTCACAATTTACCAGACGTAGATTTGCTTATACGTACTAGTGGAGAACATAGAATCAGTAACTTTTTACTCTGGCAAATTGCATATGCTGAGTTGTATTTTACGGATGTTTTATGGCCTGACTTTACAGAGCAACATTTGGTTGAAGCAATTTTAAATTACCAAAATAGAGAACGAAGATTTGGAAAAACTAGCGAACAACTTATCTAG
- the bamA gene encoding outer membrane protein assembly factor BamA: MEKLANNLSRAAKKCNSLQKITIFLLLFSVASFSQETSYDEGKQYILAGLEVTGVQSYNEQTVKTYTGLREGQVITVPGEEISAVINKLWSLELFSDISFYITKIEDDKIYLELNILERPTLTDVTVFGVKKGQVDDILKDTDLKKGKKITENLISNSKNYLQNKYKKKGFLNTKVNIVTAIDTSETNAQSMVVTVKKGAKVKISSISFEGNEKLSDKRLKKSLKKTKEKSLKNILKLKRSKYIPEEYEADLVKLVETYAEKGYRDARILSDTIIKNGEDLIDIKIKVEEGNKYYFGEIDFVGNSVYTDRQLATVLGIRKGDTYNGVLLKERIADDSKPDPNDITSLYQNFGYMFSSINPVEVSAVNDTINFEIRIIEGKETFLNHVTVDGNDRTNDHVIFRELRTQPGQKYSKADIIRSIRELGALGFFDAENVKPDVINPNPNDGTVDLNYSVVEAGSSQIELQGGYGGGGFIGTLGLSFSNFSIQNLFNKKEYKPVPMGDGQSFALRLQASQTFRVYSLSFTEPWLGGKKPVSFSASLSRTRNFDFDRTQQFRGRFEVDKSRSFAITGITLGLAKRVQWPDDFFTISHSLGYQLYQFNDFNVTNLNFGNGNANSLAYTLGISRRSAGSNPIFPTYGSNFEIRAKFTPPWSLLNDTDYNQLNEDLANATTEQQLQENNQERFKWLEFYKVNFKGDWYTTLVGRASNKSLVLRTNAEFGFLGNYNNRKGNVPFERFFLGGDGMGNFTLDGRENIGLRGYENNSVTPFNPVTGRQDGAVIYNKFTMELRYPLTLKPSASIYGLAFMEGGNAFNNFNDFNPFEIKRSVGAGLRIFMPAFGLLGIDFGYGFDNDYSNPVGTPSGFQTHFIIGQQF; the protein is encoded by the coding sequence TTGGAAAAACTAGCGAACAACTTATCTAGAGCTGCAAAAAAGTGCAACTCTCTTCAAAAAATCACCATATTTTTATTGTTATTTAGTGTAGCGAGTTTTTCGCAAGAAACCTCTTATGACGAGGGGAAACAATATATTCTAGCAGGCTTAGAAGTAACTGGTGTTCAAAGCTATAACGAACAAACTGTTAAAACCTATACGGGTCTTCGAGAAGGGCAAGTAATTACCGTTCCAGGTGAAGAAATTAGTGCCGTTATTAATAAACTATGGAGTTTGGAGCTTTTTAGTGATATAAGCTTTTATATTACTAAAATAGAAGATGATAAAATTTATTTAGAATTAAATATATTAGAGCGGCCTACCTTAACCGATGTAACCGTATTTGGCGTTAAAAAGGGTCAGGTTGATGATATTTTAAAAGATACCGATTTAAAAAAGGGTAAAAAAATCACTGAAAATCTAATATCTAACTCTAAAAACTACCTACAAAATAAGTACAAAAAGAAAGGTTTCTTAAATACCAAGGTCAATATTGTGACCGCTATAGATACATCAGAGACCAACGCTCAAAGTATGGTGGTTACTGTAAAAAAGGGTGCTAAAGTAAAAATCAGTAGTATCAGTTTTGAAGGGAACGAAAAATTATCGGACAAGAGATTAAAAAAATCGCTTAAAAAAACAAAAGAAAAATCTTTAAAAAATATTTTAAAATTAAAAAGATCTAAATATATCCCCGAAGAATATGAGGCTGATTTGGTAAAATTAGTCGAGACTTATGCAGAAAAAGGCTATAGAGATGCGCGTATATTATCAGATACAATTATAAAAAATGGTGAGGATTTAATCGATATTAAAATTAAAGTTGAAGAAGGTAATAAATATTACTTCGGTGAAATAGATTTTGTTGGGAACTCCGTTTATACTGACCGACAATTAGCCACGGTGCTAGGGATTCGCAAAGGCGACACCTATAACGGCGTATTGTTAAAAGAGCGTATTGCCGACGATTCGAAGCCTGATCCTAACGATATCACTAGTCTATATCAAAATTTTGGTTATATGTTTTCTAGTATAAACCCAGTTGAGGTTTCTGCTGTTAATGATACCATTAATTTTGAAATCAGAATTATTGAAGGTAAAGAAACGTTTTTAAATCACGTGACTGTAGATGGTAATGATAGAACAAATGATCACGTTATCTTCAGAGAGTTAAGAACGCAACCAGGTCAAAAATACAGTAAGGCCGATATTATCAGAAGTATTCGAGAATTGGGTGCTTTAGGATTTTTTGATGCTGAAAATGTAAAACCCGATGTAATCAACCCAAATCCAAATGACGGTACTGTAGATTTAAATTATAGTGTTGTCGAAGCAGGATCTAGCCAGATAGAGCTACAAGGTGGCTATGGTGGAGGTGGTTTTATTGGAACTTTGGGCTTATCTTTTAGTAACTTCTCGATCCAAAATTTATTCAATAAAAAAGAGTATAAGCCAGTGCCTATGGGTGATGGTCAAAGTTTTGCCTTGCGTTTACAGGCGAGCCAAACCTTTAGAGTATATAGTTTAAGTTTTACAGAACCTTGGTTAGGTGGTAAAAAACCGGTTAGTTTCAGCGCTTCACTATCAAGAACGAGAAATTTTGACTTTGATAGAACGCAACAATTTAGAGGTAGGTTTGAAGTAGATAAAAGTAGAAGTTTCGCCATTACAGGGATTACCTTAGGCTTAGCAAAACGAGTACAATGGCCTGATGATTTCTTTACGATATCACATTCTTTAGGGTATCAACTCTACCAATTTAATGATTTTAATGTCACCAACTTAAATTTTGGTAACGGTAATGCCAATTCTTTGGCCTATACTTTAGGTATCTCCAGACGATCGGCGGGGTCTAATCCCATTTTCCCAACCTATGGTTCTAATTTCGAAATTCGCGCTAAATTTACACCGCCTTGGTCTTTGTTAAATGACACGGATTATAATCAGCTTAACGAAGACTTGGCCAACGCTACTACAGAGCAACAATTACAGGAAAATAATCAAGAGCGCTTTAAATGGTTAGAGTTTTATAAAGTAAACTTTAAAGGGGATTGGTATACAACCTTAGTGGGTAGAGCGAGTAACAAGTCCCTAGTACTTCGCACCAATGCAGAATTTGGATTTTTAGGAAATTATAACAATAGAAAGGGGAACGTACCTTTTGAACGTTTTTTCCTAGGAGGAGATGGTATGGGTAACTTTACGCTTGATGGTCGTGAAAACATTGGTTTAAGAGGCTATGAAAACAACTCAGTAACGCCATTCAATCCTGTGACTGGGCGCCAAGACGGTGCGGTTATTTACAACAAGTTTACCATGGAGCTTAGGTATCCATTAACCCTTAAACCATCTGCGTCTATCTATGGATTAGCTTTTATGGAAGGTGGTAACGCTTTCAACAATTTTAATGATTTTAATCCGTTTGAAATAAAAAGATCAGTTGGTGCTGGTTTGCGTATTTTTATGCCGGCTTTTGGATTATTAGGAATCGATTTTGGTTACGGGTTTGATAATGATTATAGCAATCCGGTTGGAACACCAAGCGGTTTCCAAACTCATTTCATTATTGGGCAACAATTTTAG
- a CDS encoding OmpH family outer membrane protein encodes MKTKVLLCISAMLLSLSLFSQQRGVRIAYVDMEYILENVEEYREANEQLDAKVQKWKLELEQEQSAIDQMKKDLMAEKVLLTNELIAEREEEIKILEKEMFDYQQDRFGPNGDLILSKQRLIQPIQDQVFNEVQKIGQSRNYDMIVDRSADFVMLYADKRLDLSELVLNAISRTRKVSAAKERVNKRNALDDFEGEPEEREMTDALKERLSQAEEAQKARDKSAAEKREEQLKLREERKNAYEARRKKLLEEREAKKKEAEAEEKEKKGNQ; translated from the coding sequence ATGAAAACAAAAGTTCTTTTATGTATTAGTGCGATGCTTTTATCGTTAAGCTTATTTTCACAGCAGCGAGGTGTAAGAATCGCGTATGTGGATATGGAGTATATTCTTGAAAATGTAGAAGAATATCGAGAGGCAAACGAACAACTTGACGCGAAGGTCCAAAAATGGAAGTTAGAGTTGGAGCAAGAACAGAGTGCAATTGATCAAATGAAAAAAGATTTGATGGCAGAGAAAGTACTGCTAACGAACGAGTTAATTGCCGAGCGAGAAGAAGAGATTAAAATTTTAGAGAAAGAAATGTTCGATTATCAACAAGACCGTTTTGGTCCCAACGGTGATTTAATTCTTTCGAAACAACGATTAATACAGCCGATTCAAGATCAGGTTTTTAATGAAGTTCAAAAAATAGGACAGAGTAGAAATTATGACATGATTGTCGACAGATCAGCTGATTTTGTGATGTTATATGCTGATAAGAGATTAGACCTTAGTGAATTAGTATTAAATGCTATTTCAAGAACACGAAAGGTGAGTGCCGCTAAAGAAAGAGTCAATAAACGAAACGCTTTAGACGATTTTGAAGGCGAGCCAGAAGAAAGAGAAATGACAGATGCTTTAAAAGAGCGTTTATCGCAAGCAGAAGAAGCTCAAAAGGCAAGAGATAAATCGGCTGCAGAGAAGAGAGAAGAACAATTAAAACTTAGAGAAGAACGTAAAAATGCCTACGAAGCTAGGCGTAAAAAATTGTTAGAAGAGCGCGAAGCCAAGAAAAAAGAAGCAGAAGCAGAAGAAAAAGAGAAAAAAGGAAATCAATAA
- a CDS encoding OmpH family outer membrane protein, giving the protein MKHLRKIVVAVVLFVAASSFVNAQNKVAHINVTDLMSAMPEMKAAEAELKKLQETYGADIQSSVTEMQNKYKQYQNEAATKSDEENQKRMAELEGFDRTIKEAQQKAQQELQNKQVALLGPISDKAKLAIEKVAAAQGVNYVLDSSQGSGVIVAKGTDLLPLVKKELGF; this is encoded by the coding sequence ATGAAACATTTAAGAAAAATAGTAGTAGCAGTAGTTTTATTTGTAGCAGCGTCGAGCTTTGTGAATGCGCAAAATAAAGTTGCACACATTAATGTAACTGATTTAATGTCTGCAATGCCCGAAATGAAAGCCGCAGAAGCTGAGCTTAAAAAGTTGCAAGAAACCTATGGTGCTGATATTCAAAGCTCTGTAACTGAAATGCAAAACAAATACAAGCAATATCAAAATGAAGCGGCCACAAAGTCTGATGAAGAAAATCAGAAAAGAATGGCTGAATTAGAAGGTTTTGATAGAACTATTAAAGAAGCACAACAAAAGGCGCAACAAGAACTTCAAAATAAGCAAGTGGCATTATTAGGTCCTATCTCAGATAAGGCTAAGTTAGCCATAGAAAAAGTTGCAGCAGCACAAGGTGTAAATTATGTATTAGATTCATCACAAGGTAGTGGAGTAATCGTAGCAAAAGGAACAGATTTATTGCCTTTAGTAAAAAAAGAATTAGGTTTTTAA
- the murI gene encoding glutamate racemase, translating to MNIQPIGIFDSGVGGTSIWKEINRVLPDEHTIYLADSKNAPYGEKSAEEILALSEKNTQFLIARGCKLIVVACNTATTNAIAYLRAKYPIPFIGIEPAIKPAALQTVSKKIGILATQGTLSSALFHQTSKVVANGIELIEQNGEGLVPLIEQGRVDNPETKELLERYLNPMVAQGVDCIVLGCTHYPYLIPVIKSILPAHIHIIDSGEAVARQTKNILESHLLLAPKNKATHQFYSNAKLSILKEFLTGYEVEIAALDF from the coding sequence ATGAATATACAACCCATAGGTATTTTTGATTCTGGTGTAGGCGGTACCTCTATATGGAAGGAAATTAACAGGGTACTTCCTGATGAACATACCATTTATTTAGCAGATAGTAAAAATGCGCCTTATGGTGAAAAAAGTGCAGAAGAAATACTTGCCTTAAGCGAAAAGAATACCCAATTTTTAATAGCTCGGGGGTGTAAGCTAATTGTGGTAGCGTGTAATACGGCAACCACCAATGCCATTGCTTATTTGAGAGCTAAATACCCCATTCCATTTATTGGGATAGAACCAGCTATTAAACCTGCCGCATTACAAACTGTTTCCAAGAAAATTGGGATTTTAGCGACACAGGGCACCCTGTCAAGTGCGCTTTTTCACCAAACCTCAAAAGTGGTTGCGAACGGCATTGAGCTTATAGAGCAAAATGGCGAGGGTTTAGTGCCACTTATAGAACAAGGCAGGGTAGACAACCCCGAAACAAAAGAATTGCTTGAGCGGTACTTAAATCCTATGGTAGCACAAGGTGTAGATTGCATTGTTTTAGGCTGCACTCATTACCCCTATTTAATACCTGTCATCAAGTCTATTCTACCTGCGCACATACACATTATCGATTCAGGCGAAGCTGTTGCTAGGCAGACTAAGAATATTTTAGAAAGCCATTTATTACTAGCCCCAAAAAATAAGGCAACGCATCAATTTTATAGCAATGCTAAGCTGTCTATTTTAAAAGAATTTTTAACGGGCTATGAGGTTGAAATTGCGGCCCTAGATTTTTAG
- a CDS encoding dihydrofolate reductase, producing MKTITLIAAAAENNALGKNNDLLWHLPDDFKRFKKITTGHAIIMGRKTFESFPKPLPNRKHIIITRDKNYKTNYQDCFVVHSLEEAIVLTEKESIVYIIGGGEIYALGLPIATKIELTRVHESFEADAFFPEIDLNRWKISQEEYHPKDENHNYDFTYLSYTLK from the coding sequence TTGAAAACTATTACTCTAATTGCAGCGGCAGCTGAAAATAACGCACTAGGTAAAAATAATGATCTGCTTTGGCACTTACCTGACGATTTTAAACGCTTTAAAAAAATCACTACAGGACATGCTATCATTATGGGACGAAAAACCTTTGAAAGTTTTCCAAAACCCCTTCCCAACAGAAAACATATTATTATTACAAGAGATAAAAATTACAAGACAAACTATCAAGATTGTTTTGTGGTGCATAGTCTTGAGGAAGCTATAGTTTTAACTGAAAAAGAATCCATCGTATATATTATTGGAGGTGGAGAAATTTACGCATTAGGGTTACCTATCGCAACCAAAATAGAATTAACTAGAGTACACGAAAGCTTTGAAGCAGATGCTTTTTTTCCTGAAATTGATCTTAACAGGTGGAAAATTAGTCAGGAAGAATACCATCCTAAAGATGAAAATCACAACTACGATTTTACCTATTTAAGCTATACATTGAAATAA
- a CDS encoding 2TM domain-containing protein, with protein sequence MFSKAKNKPEIDLEQHELLEHAQLRVKQKKRLYTHFVIFLVGSIFLILINKILKYGADYNWFIWAITFWAFLFVIHVINVFFTQKFMGKVWERQQREKLVLKQKQKIASLQKEIETDFPISQINKKKED encoded by the coding sequence ATGTTTTCTAAAGCGAAAAATAAACCTGAAATAGATCTAGAACAACACGAACTTTTAGAACATGCACAGTTGCGTGTAAAACAAAAAAAACGTTTGTATACACACTTTGTGATCTTCCTTGTAGGAAGTATTTTTTTGATCCTGATCAATAAAATACTAAAATACGGTGCAGATTATAATTGGTTTATTTGGGCTATAACCTTTTGGGCTTTTTTATTTGTCATCCATGTCATTAATGTGTTCTTTACTCAAAAATTCATGGGGAAAGTTTGGGAACGACAACAACGTGAAAAATTAGTGTTAAAGCAAAAGCAAAAAATTGCATCCTTACAGAAAGAAATAGAAACTGACTTTCCTATTTCTCAAATAAATAAAAAAAAAGAAGATTGA
- a CDS encoding aminotransferase class V-fold PLP-dependent enzyme: protein MQNISKEFPILDQYIYANTAAHGILYDGLLDWRQEHDLDYLIGGSTFKTKALQTITDTRVAVGQFFNCKKEHVALIPNFSIGLNILLEGLDKKHKVLLLNDDYPSLTWPFESRGFECTYLDITEHLETNILSAISKENITVLAISLVQWLNGIKIDLEFLKKLKEAHPELLVIADGTQFCGTESFDFDNSGIDILGASAYKWLLAGSGNGFMLFKDTASTFFSLKTIGFNSVNADLTQKGNARFTKHFEPGHLDSLAFGSLKKSLEFLTDIGMDTISAKNSELSAFALQEFSKLGVLEDSVVKRKTHSTIFTIAGDQKLFDQLAYHNIICSQRGKGIRLSFHFYNTTKNISKVVDVIKKSR, encoded by the coding sequence ATGCAAAATATTAGTAAAGAATTCCCCATTTTAGACCAGTATATTTATGCCAATACTGCTGCTCACGGTATTTTATATGATGGTCTTTTAGACTGGCGCCAAGAACATGATCTAGATTATTTAATAGGTGGTAGTACTTTTAAAACCAAGGCCTTACAAACAATTACTGATACCCGAGTGGCTGTTGGTCAGTTTTTTAATTGTAAAAAAGAGCATGTAGCCTTGATTCCAAATTTTTCAATTGGTTTAAATATACTTCTTGAAGGCTTGGATAAAAAGCATAAGGTATTACTCTTAAATGACGATTATCCTTCTTTAACTTGGCCATTTGAAAGCAGAGGTTTTGAGTGTACGTACCTCGATATTACGGAACATTTAGAAACGAATATTTTATCAGCTATTTCAAAAGAAAATATAACGGTTTTAGCCATAAGTCTGGTGCAATGGCTCAATGGAATTAAAATTGATCTTGAATTTTTAAAGAAGTTAAAAGAAGCGCATCCTGAACTTTTAGTTATTGCGGATGGTACTCAATTCTGTGGAACCGAGTCTTTCGATTTTGATAATTCAGGGATTGATATTCTAGGTGCCAGTGCTTATAAATGGCTGCTGGCTGGCAGTGGTAATGGATTTATGCTTTTTAAAGATACAGCTAGCACTTTTTTTTCGTTAAAAACCATTGGGTTTAATAGTGTAAATGCAGACCTTACTCAAAAAGGTAATGCGCGATTCACCAAGCATTTTGAACCAGGGCATTTAGATAGTTTAGCCTTTGGAAGCTTAAAAAAGTCATTAGAATTTTTGACGGATATTGGTATGGATACCATAAGTGCAAAAAATAGCGAATTAAGTGCTTTTGCCTTACAAGAATTTTCTAAACTGGGCGTATTAGAAGATAGTGTGGTTAAGCGAAAAACGCATAGTACCATTTTTACGATTGCTGGTGATCAAAAGCTTTTCGACCAGCTTGCCTATCATAATATTATTTGTTCTCAACGAGGAAAGGGAATTCGGCTTAGTTTTCACTTCTATAATACGACAAAAAACATCAGTAAAGTTGTTGATGTCATAAAAAAATCAAGGTAA
- a CDS encoding isoamylase early set domain-containing protein, whose product MAITKQYLKSKPVCKVTFTVPAEEAAKVFVVGDFNDWNPKKGALRKLKNGTFKGTMDLPKETSYEFRYLVDDSFVNDTEADRYQWNDYAGAENAVLEL is encoded by the coding sequence ATGGCCATCACAAAACAGTATTTAAAAAGTAAACCGGTTTGTAAAGTAACCTTTACAGTTCCGGCGGAAGAAGCAGCAAAAGTATTTGTTGTTGGTGATTTTAATGATTGGAATCCAAAAAAAGGAGCTTTAAGAAAATTAAAAAATGGAACCTTTAAAGGAACTATGGATTTGCCAAAAGAAACGTCTTACGAGTTTAGGTATCTTGTTGATGATAGTTTTGTCAATGATACAGAAGCAGATCGTTACCAATGGAACGACTATGCTGGTGCAGAAAATGCAGTTTTAGAGCTATAG
- a CDS encoding thymidylate synthase yields the protein MKQYHDLLQHVLENGNQKGDRTGTGTKSVFGYQMRFDLSEGFPMVTTKKLHLKSIVYELLWFLKGDTNIDYLKENGVRIWNEWADENGNLGPVYGHQWRNWNSEEIDQIKEVVATLKNNPNSRRMLISAWNPSVLPDTSKSFSENVANGKAALPPCHAFFQFYVADGKLSCQLYQRSADIFLGVPFNIASYALFTMMMAQACGYQPGDFIHTFGDAHIYDNHMEQVELQLSREPRPLPKMILNPEVKNIFDFTFEDFTLVDYNPHPHIKGAVAI from the coding sequence ATGAAACAATATCACGATTTATTACAACATGTTTTGGAAAATGGCAACCAAAAAGGAGACAGAACAGGTACGGGAACTAAAAGTGTTTTTGGCTATCAAATGCGTTTTGACCTCAGTGAAGGTTTTCCTATGGTCACCACCAAAAAATTACATTTAAAGTCGATTGTTTATGAATTACTTTGGTTTTTAAAAGGGGATACAAATATTGATTATTTGAAAGAAAACGGGGTAAGAATTTGGAACGAATGGGCTGATGAAAACGGAAATTTGGGCCCGGTTTACGGTCACCAATGGCGCAATTGGAACAGCGAAGAAATTGATCAGATTAAAGAAGTTGTAGCTACCCTAAAAAACAATCCCAATAGTAGAAGAATGTTAATTTCTGCTTGGAATCCTAGTGTGTTACCCGATACATCAAAATCGTTTTCAGAAAACGTTGCTAATGGTAAAGCTGCTTTACCACCCTGTCATGCCTTTTTTCAATTTTATGTTGCGGATGGAAAATTATCTTGTCAATTATACCAACGTAGTGCAGATATATTTTTAGGAGTTCCCTTTAATATAGCCTCGTATGCTTTATTTACAATGATGATGGCACAAGCTTGTGGTTACCAACCCGGAGATTTTATTCACACCTTTGGAGATGCCCATATTTACGACAATCATATGGAGCAGGTAGAACTACAGTTAAGTAGAGAACCTAGACCCTTACCTAAAATGATTTTAAACCCTGAGGTGAAAAATATTTTTGACTTTACTTTTGAAGATTTTACGCTTGTAGATTACAATCCGCATCCGCATATTAAAGGAGCTGTAGCTATTTAA
- a CDS encoding NupC/NupG family nucleoside CNT transporter: MKNSFWFLIIAFCIVFPSFAQEAIPIDSITKSAEIITLTDINQETLSVIKPNDGFSLNSLWRGMLGMVVLIFVSFLFSANRKAINWKTVGIGLGLQLIIAIGVLRVPFIQYVFDKIGKVFVKILEFTTAGSKFLFEGLVVDMDTFGFIFAFQVLPTIIFFSALTSVLFYLGIIQKVVKVLAWLLTKSLGISGAESLSVAGNIFLGQTEAPLLIKAYLEKMNKSEILLVMIGGMATVAGAVLAAYIGFLGGDDELLRLQFAKHLLAASVMAAPGAIVISKILYPQTESINTDVEVSNEKIGNNFLDAIANGTTEGLKLAVNVGAMLLVFVAFIAMINWVFGAIGDVTSVNDWIAANSSYQKLSLESILGTIFAPLMWLIGVAKEDVMLMGQLLGIKLAASEFIGYIQLADLKDVANGTHFTYNKSVIMATYMLCGFANFASIGIQIGGIGSLAPGQRKTLSEFGLKAVLGGSLASLLSATIAGMILG, encoded by the coding sequence ATGAAAAACAGCTTTTGGTTTCTAATCATCGCCTTTTGTATTGTATTTCCATCCTTTGCCCAAGAAGCAATCCCTATTGATAGTATCACAAAATCAGCCGAAATAATAACGCTGACTGATATCAACCAAGAAACTTTAAGCGTCATAAAACCAAACGATGGGTTTTCTTTAAATAGTTTGTGGCGAGGTATGCTGGGCATGGTGGTACTCATTTTTGTTTCCTTTCTTTTTAGCGCCAACAGAAAAGCCATAAATTGGAAAACGGTAGGTATTGGTTTAGGACTTCAATTAATTATAGCCATAGGTGTTCTCCGAGTACCTTTTATTCAATATGTTTTTGATAAAATTGGAAAAGTATTTGTAAAAATACTTGAATTTACGACGGCTGGAAGTAAATTTTTATTTGAAGGTTTGGTGGTCGACATGGACACCTTCGGATTTATTTTTGCGTTTCAGGTACTCCCCACCATTATTTTCTTTTCAGCCTTAACATCTGTATTATTCTATTTAGGCATAATTCAAAAAGTGGTCAAAGTGCTGGCATGGCTTTTAACCAAAAGCTTAGGCATATCAGGGGCTGAAAGCTTGAGTGTTGCCGGTAATATATTTCTCGGACAAACCGAAGCACCTTTACTGATTAAAGCCTATTTAGAGAAAATGAACAAGTCCGAAATACTCTTGGTCATGATTGGCGGTATGGCCACGGTGGCCGGGGCTGTATTAGCGGCCTATATTGGTTTTTTAGGAGGTGATGATGAACTATTAAGGTTGCAATTTGCCAAGCATTTATTAGCAGCATCGGTCATGGCTGCCCCAGGAGCCATTGTAATTTCAAAAATATTATACCCACAAACCGAATCTATCAATACCGATGTTGAAGTCTCTAATGAAAAAATAGGTAATAATTTTTTAGATGCTATAGCCAACGGAACCACAGAAGGACTAAAACTTGCTGTCAATGTTGGTGCTATGCTTCTTGTTTTTGTGGCCTTTATTGCTATGATAAATTGGGTTTTTGGTGCCATTGGCGATGTAACTTCTGTTAACGATTGGATTGCCGCAAACAGTTCGTACCAAAAACTATCCTTAGAGTCTATACTCGGCACTATTTTCGCACCTTTAATGTGGTTAATTGGTGTTGCAAAAGAAGATGTGATGCTTATGGGGCAGTTGTTGGGTATTAAATTAGCAGCAAGTGAATTTATCGGATACATTCAATTAGCAGACCTTAAGGATGTGGCTAACGGCACACATTTTACCTATAATAAATCGGTTATCATGGCTACCTATATGCTTTGTGGTTTTGCAAATTTTGCCTCCATTGGTATTCAAATTGGGGGAATAGGATCACTAGCACCCGGACAACGAAAAACATTGTCAGAATTTGGTTTAAAAGCGGTTCTAGGCGGCTCTTTAGCATCCTTACTTTCGGCGACTATTGCTGGGATGATCTTGGGATAA